A single region of the Schizosaccharomyces osmophilus chromosome 3, complete sequence genome encodes:
- the tam6 gene encoding mitochondrial DUF4536, with the protein MSASQSESPVDLKDPKFEQYDCLPCRLIGAAAFTGLGAYAYWQSNIPRGTPFYRTKRLGILSLATGFMSAGFYRLIN; encoded by the coding sequence atgtCTGCTTCACAATCGGAATCCCCCGTTGATCTTAAAGATCCAAAATTTGAGCAGTACGATTGTCTGCCCTGCCGCCTCATAGGTGCTGCAGCATTCACAGGGCTTGGTGCTTACGCCTACTGGCAGTCTAACATTCCCAGAGGTACCCCATTTTACCGTACAAAACGACTGGGAATATTGTCATTAGCTACAGGATTCATGAGCGCTGGATTTTATCGCCTTATAAATTGA
- the rho1 gene encoding Rho family GTPase Rho1 yields the protein MATELRRKLVIVGDGACGKTCLLIVFSKGTFPEVYVPTVFENYVADVEVDGRHVELALWDTAGQEDYDRLRPLSYPDSHVILICFAVDSPDSLDNVQEKWISEVLHFCSSLPILLVACKADLRHDHKIVEELSKTQQHPVSSEEGQTVAQKIGAYKYLECSAKTNEGVREVFESATRAAMLKHKPKTKPSSGSKKKKRCILM from the exons ATGGCAACTGAACTTCGTAGAAAACTGGTTATTGTGGGAGACGGTGCATGTGGTAAAACATGTCTTTTAAT TGTGTTTTCAAAGGGCACCTTCCCAGAAGTTTATGTTCCCACTGTCTTTGAAAACTATGTTGCTGATGTAGAGGTTGATGGACGTCACGTAGAATTGGCCTTGTGGGATACTGCCGGTCAAGAAGATTATGACCGCTTGAGACCCTTGTCTTATCCGGACTCTCATGTTATTCTTATTTGTTTCGCTGTCGATTCTCCCGATTCCCTTGACAATGTCCAAGAGAAATGGATTTCCGAAGTCCTTCACTTCTGCTCTAGTCTCCCTATATTGCTTGTCGCTTGCAAGGCTGATTTGCGCCATGATCACAAGATCGTTGAAGAACTCTCCAAAACTCAACAACATCCTGTTAGTAGCGAAGAGGGTCAAACCGTCGCTCAGAAAATCGGTGCTTACAAGTATTTGGAATGCTCTGCCAAGACAAACGAGGGCGTTCGTGAAGTTTTCGAGTCTGCTACCCGTGCTGCTATGTTGAAGCACAAGCCAAAGACCAAGCCTTCCAGTGGtagcaaaaagaagaagcgtTGCATTTTGATGTAA
- the cdc22 gene encoding ribonucleoside reductase large subunit Cdc22: MFVYKRDGHQEKVAFDKITARVSRLCYGLDSDHVDPVAITQKVISGVYPGVTTVELDNLAAETAATMTTKHPDYAILAARIAVSNLHKQTDKAFSVVTQKLHDYVNPKTGKHAPMISDEVYSIIMKHKDELDSAIIYDRDFTYNFFGFKTLERSYLLRINGKVAERPQHLIMRVAVGIHGEDIEAALETYNLMSLRYFTHASPTLFNAGTPRPQMSSCFLVTMKDDSIDGIYDTLKTCAMISKTAGGIGINMHNIRATGSYIAGTNGTSNGLVPMIRVFNNTARYVDQGGNKRPGAFAAYLEPWHADIMEFLDLRKTHGKEDFRAREMFYALWIPDLFMRRVERNESWTFFCPNEAPGLADVWGEEFEALYEKYEKTNRGRRQLPAQKVWYAILQSQTETGNPFMLYKDSCNRKSNQKNLGTIRCSNLCTEIIEYSAPDEVAVCNLASIALPSFIKDGKYNFQKLHDVAKVVTRNLNKIIDINYYPVPEARKSNFRHRPIGLGVQGLADAFFALRLPFESAGAKKLNIQIFETIYHAAVESSTELAEKHGPYESYEGSPASQGALQYDMWNVTPTDLWDWAALKAKVAKNGLYNSLLVAPMPTASTSQILGFNECFEPYTSNMYQRRVLSGEFQIVNPWLLKDLVDRDLWNEEMKNKLVMLDGSIQAIPEIPQDLKDLYKTVWEISQKTVIDYAADRGPFIDQSQSLNVHLKDPSYGKITSMHFYGWKKGLKTGMYYLRTMAAASAIKFTVDPMILRERNKQVAQENRAPAKNGKAEKKEEKDSDEADIYNEQVIACSINNPESCEMCSA, translated from the exons atgttTGTCTATAAGAGAG ACGGACACCAGGAAAAGGTTGCATTTGATAAAATCACAGCTCGTGTTTCAAGACTTTGCTATGGTCTTGACTCCGATCATGTGGATCCTGTGGCCATCACTCAAAAGGTCATCTCAGGTGTCTATCCCGGTGTAACAACTGTGGAATTGGACAATTTGGCCGCTGAAACTGCTGCTACTATGACCACAAAGCATCCTGACTATGCTATCCTTGCTGCAAGAATTGCAGTTTCCAACTTACATAAGCAAACAGATAAGGCTTTCTCTGTCGTTACGCAAAAACTTCACGATTATGTTAATCCAAAGACTGGAAAACATGCTCCTATGATTTCTGATGAAGTATATAGCATTATTATGAAGCACAAGGACGAATTGGATAGTGCTATCATTTATGACCGTGATTTCACATataacttttttggttttaagaCATTGGAGCGCTCCTACTTATTGCGCATCAACGGAAAGGTTGCCGAGCGTCCTCAGCACCTGATTATGCGTGTGGCCGTCGGTATCCATGGTGAAGATATTGAAGCTGCCCTTGAAACTTACAACTTGATGTCTTTACGTTACTTTACTCATGCGTCCCCTACTCTCTTTAATGCGGGTACTCCTCGCCCTCAAATGTCTTCTTGTTTCCTTGTTACAATGAAGGATGATTCTATTGACGGTATTTATGATACTCTTAAAACTTGTGCTATGATTTCCAAGACTGCTGGCGGTATTGGTATCAACATGCATAACATTAGGGCTACTGGTTCCTATATTGCTGGTACCAATGGTACATCTAATGGTCTCGTTCCTATGATTCGTGTCTTCAACAACACTGCTCGCTATGTCGACCAAGGTGGTAACAAACGTCCAGGTGCTTTCGCTGCTTACCTTGAGCCTTGGCACGCTGATATCATGGAGTTCCTTGACCTTAGAAAAACTCACGGAAAGGAAGATTTCCGCGCTCGTGAAATGTTTTATGCCCTTTGGATTCCAGACTTATTCATGCGTCGTGTGGAGAGGAATGAGTCATGGACCTTCTTCTGTCCCAATGAGGCACCTGGCTTAGCCGATGTATGGGGtgaagaatttgaagcTCTGTATGAAAAGTATGAAAAGACGAATCGCGGACGTCGTCAATTGCCCGCTCAAAAGGTATGGTACGCTATTTTGCAATCTCAAACTGAGACTGGTAATCCTTTTATGCTGTACAAAGATTCATGCAATCGCAAGTCAAATCAAAAGAACTTAGGTACCATTCGCTGTTCCAACTTGTGCACGGAAATTATTGAATATTCCGCTCCCGATGAAGTTGCCGTTTGTAACCTTGCTTCAATTGCTTTGCCTAGTTTTATAAAGGATGGCAAGTACAACTTCCAAAAGCTTCACGATGTAGCTAAGGTCGTTACTCGCAATTTGAACAAGATTATTGACATTAACTATTATCCTGTACCTGAAGCCCGCAAAAGCAACTTCCGCCACCGCCCTATTGGTTTAGGTGTGCAAGGTCTTGCTGATGCTTTCTTTGCACTTCGCCTTCCCTTCGAATCTGCTGGTGCTAAGAAGCTGAACATTCAAATCTTTGAAACTATTTATCATGCGGCTGTAGAGTCCTCTACTGAATTGGCTGAAAAGCACGGTCCTTACGAGAGTTATGAAGGCTCTCCTGCTTCCCAAGGTGCTTTGCAGTATGATATGTGGAACGTTACTCCTACTGACTTGTGGGACTGGGCTGCTTTGAAGGCCAAGGTAGCTAAGAATGGTTTATATAACTCTTTGTTGGTTGCTCCCATGCCTACTGCATCTACTTCTCAGATTCTTGGTTTCAACGAATGTTTTGAGCCTTACACTTCTAACATGTATCAACGCCGTGTACTTTCAGGTGAATTTCAAATCGTCAACCCTTGGTTGTTGAAGGATCTTGTTGATCGCGACTTGTGGAACGAAGAGATGAAGAACAAACTTGTCATGCTCGATGGTTCTATTCAAGCTATCCCTGAGATTCCTCAAGATCTTAAAGACCTCTATAAGACTGTTTGGGAAATCAGTCAAAAGACTGTCATTGACTATGCTGCTGATCGTGGTCCTTTCATCGATCAATCTCAAAGTTTAAATGTTCACTTGAAGGACCCTTCTTATGGTAAGATTACCAGTATGCACTTTTATGGCTGGAAGAAGGGCTTAAAAACTGGTATGTACTATTTGCGTACTATGGCTGCTGCTTCTGCCATCAAGTTTACTGTTGATCCTATGATCCTTCGTGAACGTAACAAGCAAGTTGCCCAAGAGAATCGTGCTCCTGCTAAGAATGGAAAGgctgaaaagaaggaggaaAAGGATTCTGATGAGGCTGACATTTATAATGAACAAGTCATTGCTTGCTCCATTAATAATCCCGAATCATGTGAGATGTGTTCTgcttaa
- the hsp3105 gene encoding ThiJ domain protein, implicated in cellular detoxification, producing MDGTVGQEIPSLSGRALILVTSYNGPFYDDGDLTGVYYPEIYGLFQVLESNGFDVDFASDTGEYGFDCKSLQESCTTKEALDVLDDPKSMLVVKLKTISRLSRLNPDDYDAVIVSGGYGCYFNYSHCKDGREFMRAMFRKNKTIATVAEGVLLLAYTTRDDGHTLCWNRRITSCTWRDSIQNGVHDILKRLHFPSIEDISNESGAIFQNPPVFHTDGFVVEDGNIITGSNRNSAELVAQKVVENLKYN from the coding sequence ATGGATGGAACAGTAGGGCAGGAAATACCTTCACTTTCAGGAAGAGCTCTAATCCTAGTGACAAGTTATAATGGCCCATTTTATGACGACGGCGACCTTACAGGAGTATACTATCCAGAGATATATGGACTCTTTCAGGTTCTCGAGAGCAATGGGTTTGATGTTGATTTTGCTTCTGACACTGGAGAGTATGGATTCGATTGCAAATCACTACAGGAATCTTGTACTACGAAGGAAGCTTTGGATGTCCTCGATGATCCGAAGAGTATGCTGGTAGTTAAATTGAAGACAATATCTCGCTTGAGTCGCCTCAACCCTGATGACTACGATGCAGTGATCGTTTCGGGAGGATACGGATGCTATTTCAACTATTCCCATTGCAAAGACGGTCGAGAGTTTATGAGAGCTATGTTTCGAAAAAATAAGACTATTGCTACAGTTGCTGAAGGTGTTTTGTTATTGGCTTACACTACAAGAGACGATGGTCATACCCTGTGTTGGAATCGAAGGATAACCAGTTGTACTTGGAGAGATTCGATTCAAAATGGGGTGCACGATATATTAAAGAGATTGCATTTTCCTTCCATCGAGGATATATCCAATGAAAGTGGTGctatctttcaaaatccGCCGGTGTTTCATACAGATGGTTTTGTTGTCGAGGATGGAAACATCATAACTGGATCGAACAGAAATAGCGCTGAGCTGGTTGCTCAGAAAGTTGTGGAAAACTTGAAATACAACTAG
- the fio1 gene encoding plasma membrane iron transport multicopper oxidase Fio1 → MSLIFFVLVVSALLETALAKTRLFEWNVTDIDNLDVDKSGHPRWVMGVNNQWPIEPPVVDYGDQVIIKMSNHLRDNRTCSLHSHGMFQRHNGYMDGVPQMTQCSIPAGSTFYYNFTAVQNGTYWVHSHDMSQYPDGLRTSFVINNPNEPYDYDEDYIISLTDWYYEPFYKLVPEQFVTWHNPTGAEPVPDTGLINDGVNSTFKMEPGKTYRFRFVNLGAFNNYDIMLEDHNMTIIEVDGEYTNPQEVSSIHITTAQRYSVLVTAKNSTDRNYAMTAYMDESLFDQVPKNYNPNVTAWLSYNSETTYNYATPVDEIDSYDDAELQPLYDVYWGEADHNVSLWFDFFTLGDGASYAEINEKSFKYPKVPGLMIANSTNYDDYNTKPVTYGPYTNAFVFDYNQTVDVVIDNHDTGKHPFHLHGHVFQVLERGEENAGEYSDQTEHKVYDHPVRRDTIEIPPVSFVRLRFLADNPGAWLLHCHIEWHMESGLVATFLEAPDRVPEITAPEFVRHQCVMQNIDISGNGAGNAYNISNLTGAPAPPGEMPAGWTSKAIATMAMCVLSACIGMGSIIFYGMQVHPLPTEELDDEEDIKAAAEENAAKLMIPPSDM, encoded by the coding sequence atgtctcttatttttttcgtgCTCGTCGTGTCCGCGCTTTTGGAAACTGCTCTTGCTAAAACCCGCTTGTTTGAATGGAATGTCACAGACATAGATAATTTGGACGTTGATAAATCAGGCCATCCTCGCTGGGTTATGGGTGTCAATAACCAATGGCCCATTGAACCACCGGTCGTCGACTATGGCGACCAAGTGATCATCAAAATGAGCAATCATCTCCGCGACAATCGAACTTGTAGCTTGCATTCCCATGGCATGTTTCAGCGCCATAATGGTTATATGGATGGTGTTCCACAAATGACTCAATGCTCTATCCCTGCTGGCTCTACCTTTTACTACAATTTTACTGCTGTCCAAAACGGTACTTATTGGGTCCACTCTCACGATATGAGTCAATATCCCGATGGTCTTCGTACTTCATTTGTTATTAACAATCCTAACGAGCCGTACGACTACGACGAGGATTATATTATCAGCTTGACCGACTGGTATTATGAACCCTTTTACAAACTCGTTCCTGAACAATTCGTAACTTGGCACAACCCAACCGGTGCGGAACCTGTCCCCGACACCGGCCTCATCAATGATGGCGTTAACTCTACCTTCAAAATGGAACCGGGAAAAACGTATCGATTCCGTTTTGTCAATCTGGGCGCATTCAACAACTATGACATTATGCTCGAGGATCACAACATGACCATCATCGAAGTCGATGGTGAATACACAAATCCTCAAGAAGTATCCTCTATTCACATAACCACTGCTCAACGTTACAGTGTTCTCGTGACAGCTAAAAATTCCACCGACCGTAACTATGCCATGACCGCTTATATGGACGAATCCCTCTTTGATCAAGTCCCTAAAAATTATAATCCAAACGTAACCGCTTGGCTCTCATACAATTCCGAAACCACTTATAACTACGCAACCCCTGTCGATGAAATTGACAGCTATGATGATGCAGAGTTACAACCTTTGTACGATGTTTATTGGGGAGAGGCCGATCACAACGTCTCTCTCTGGTTTGATTTCTTTACCCTTGGAGATGGAGCAAGCTATGCTGaaatcaatgaaaaatcattcaaatACCCAAAGGTTCCTGGCCTTATGATCGCCAATTCTACTAACTATGATGATTACAACACGAAACCCGTCACCTATGGACCCTATACCAATGCCTTTGTATTCGATTACAATCAAACTGTTGACGTTGTTATCGATAACCATGATACCGGCAAACATCCTTTCCATCTACATGGCCACGTTTTCCAAGTTTTAGAACGAGGTGAAGAGAACGCTGGTGAATATAGCGACCAAACCGAGCATAAAGTCTACGACCATCCTGTTCGCCGTGACACCATCGAAATTCCTCCCGTAAGTTTTGTTCGTCTTCGCTTTTTGGCTGACAATCCCGGTGCTTGGCTTTTACATTGTCATATAGAATGGCACATGGAAAGTGGTTTGGTTGCAACATTTCTGGAGGCACCCGATCGAGTCCCCGAAATAACTGCTCCCGAATTTGTCCGCCATCAGTGTGTGATGCAAAATATTGATATTTCAGGTAACGGTGCTGGAAACGCTTACAATATTTCCAATTTGACTGGCGCTCCTGCTCCTCCCGGTGAAATGCCTGCTGGCTGGACATCAAAAGCCATCGCCACAATGGCCATGTGCGTTTTATCAGCTTGTATTGGTATGGGAAGTATAATCTTTTATGGCATGCAAGTGCATCCTTTGCCCACCGAGGAGCTTgacgatgaagaagatatCAAAGCAGCTGCAGAAGAAAATGCAGCAAAATTAATGATACCCCCGTCTGACATGTAA
- the fip1 gene encoding plasma membrane iron transmembrane transporter Fip1 → MGNNVFSVPIYFIVLRETLEASIIVSVLMSFISQTLTNAEGKVSDPKLKRRFTIQVWVGSFIALFICLAIGGGFIGAFYALGKDLWGSSEEIWEGVFSLVAVILITVMGFAMLRVSHLQDKWRKKLMRSIANRKARGIGSWSKKYAMFLLPFFTVLREGLEVVVFVGGVGLETPATAFPLPVVCGLITGCLIGYFIFKGGNVLNLQWFLIASTCILYLISAGLMAKAVFYFEVDKYSRATGGDSAELGDGPGSYPFQQAIWHVNYGNPETNSNGGYMIFNAILGWINTGTYGTILSYIIYWLAVTTCMMVMWWRERRSAQRAHKCARDAGSKGDKEQDLEAAKSSNSTPSISSKSPSFEIQEKEATKEAEEEIKQPDVITQVRQTA, encoded by the coding sequence ATGGGAAATAATGTATTTTCAGTGCCGATTTACTTTATTGTGCTTCGGGAGACGCTAGAGGCGTCTATCATTGTGTCTGTACTCATGTCGTTCATTTCGCAAACGCTGACCAACGCTGAGGGAAAAGTGTCAGACCCAAAGCTAAAGCGTAGATTCACGATTCAAGTTTGGGTTGGGTCATTTATCGccttatttatttgtctAGCTATCGGTGGTGGGTTTATTGGTGCCTTTTACGCACTAGGAAAAGACCTTTGGGGAAGTTCGGAGGAAATCTGGGAAGGTGTATTTTCACTCGTTGCTGTCATTTTGATTACAGTGATGGGATTTGCAATGCTTCGTGTTTCCCATCTTCAAGACAAATGGAGAAAAAAGCTCATGCGCAGTATCGCGAATCGAAAGGCCCGTGGTATTGGTAGTTGGAGCAAAAAGTATGCTatgtttttgcttcctttctttacaGTCCTACGTGAAGGTCTTGAGGTCGTCGTTTTCGTCGGCGGTGTCGGATTGGAAACACCGGCCACTGCGTTTCCCCTGCCTGTTGTCTGTGGTCTCATCACCGGTTGCTTGATTggttatttcatttttaagGGTGGTAACGTTTTGAACCTGCAGTGGTTCTTGATTGCTTCTACTTGTATTCTGTATTTGATTTCGGCTGGTCTCATGGCTAAGGCTGTCTTTTACTTTGAGGTCGATAAATATAGTCGTGCTACCGGAGGCGACTCGGCTGAATTGGGCGATGGGCCTGGTTCCTATCCTTTCCAGCAAGCAATTTGGCACGTCAACTATGGTAATCCCGAAACGAACTCCAATGGTGGATACATGATTTTCAATGCCATCTTGGGTTGGATAAACACCGGTACGTATGGTACCATTCTTAGCTATATCATTTACTGGCTAGCTGTTACTACTTGCATGATGGTTATGTGGTGGAGAGAACGTCGTTCCGCTCAACGCGCTCACAAATGCGCTCGTGATGCTGGTTCAAAGGGCGACAAGGAACAGGATCTCGAGGCAGCGAAATCTTCTAATTCTACACCTAGTATATCATCGAAAAGCCCTTCCTttgaaattcaagaaaaggaagctaCCAAAGAAGCAGAAGAGGAAATCAAGCAACCCGATGTTATTACGCAAGTCCGTCAAACTGCTTAA